A single genomic interval of Camelus ferus isolate YT-003-E chromosome 24, BCGSAC_Cfer_1.0, whole genome shotgun sequence harbors:
- the LOC116659661 gene encoding uncharacterized protein LOC116659661 — protein MPPLECLHHRSGQALLGPCQGSSLLQVKHGCWTKTYGEGGCLPGYWHPSALLIASPTSIRSLFCTVSSSRYLQPPALHGYNRGGLQVPRPVCRRSPEGQEERCQVTGILASAVEQNDEWNGGRAGGPSSLCRCNQDDVMADVLIRREKTQREHSHVPTEAVTEEMELKAEDPRGCLQPSEARREAVKPPPLQVPGRARPCGDTFDFELLAFRSERQYVCVFQSTQFVIVFTEHSQETNTQL, from the exons ATGCCCCCTCTGGAGTGTTTACACCACCGGAGCGGGCAGGCTCTTCTTGGCCCCTGCCAGGGCTCCAGCCTCCTTCAGGTAAAGCACGGCTGTTGGACCAAGACGTATGGAGAGG GTGGCTGTCTCCCAGGTTACTGGCATCCTTCTGCTCTACTCATCGCATCTCCTACCTCCATCCGGTCACTTTTCTGTACCGTGTCTTCTTCAAGGTAtttgcagcccccagccctgcatgGTTACAATCGTGGAGGTCTACAAGTGCCCAGACCAGTGTGCAGAAGATCTCCTGAGGGCCAAG AGGAGAGATGCCAGGTCACTGGGATTTTGGCAAGTGCAGTGGAACAGAATGATGAATGGAATGGCGGCAGAGCAGGAGGGCCGAGCAG cctctgcagatgtaatcaagatGACGTCATGGCTGATGTTCTcataagaagagaaaagacacagagggaGCACAGCCATGTGCCGACCGAGGCAGTGACGGAAGAGATGGAGCTAAAAGCCGAGGACCCCCGGGGTTGCCTGCAGCCGTCAGAAGCCAGGAGGGAAGCAGTGAAGCCTCCTCCCCTGCAGGTTCCAGGGAGAGCCCGGCCCTGTGGCGATAcctttgattttgaacttctagccttcagaagcGAGAGACAATACGTTTGTGTTTTTCAAAGCACCCAGTTTGTGATTGTTTTTACAGAGCACTCCCAGGAAACGAATACACAGCTGTGA